Within Elusimicrobiota bacterium, the genomic segment CACTTGTTCATTTTCTTTCACCGCCGGCGCATATTGAGCAAATTTAGCCAAATCCATTATTTCTAAAACATCTTTCAGGCGCACGAGGGCCGGCAGTTGAATGTCCAAATCATGGCGCTCGGCATGAAGCAGGCGCAGCAGTTCTCCGGTGGTCAGGCTTTGCGTGTCCAGGCCGAAGCGCCCGTCAAGGTAGCGGCGAAAAGCCTCGCTCAAAGCGAAGTGAAATTCCCGGAAACGCCGCGCCTGAATCAGTCCTGCGGTCTGAAGTTTCGCCAACTCGCGCTCGAAGCGCTCCTCAGGCGGCAAGGTTTCTTCAATGCGCGCCGCCGCTTCATTGAGGCGGCGGTTTCTGGCCCGCCACCACGCGTAGAGGGCCAGCAAGGCGAGGAACAGGCCTAACGACAGAGGGATGGCGATCCATGGCTGTTCCCAGAAATAACGCGGCTTGCGCGGGGTTTTGATGTCCTGCAATTGAGTCGGGTCCTTGGATTTCTGCGTTGGATCGAGAATGTTCAGCGGAATGGGCGGGGTTTTGATGATGGTGCCCGGAGCGTTTTCCGATTTGGTCGCGATCTCGATGGCCGGCATTTCGACGTCGCCGAGTTTAAACGGCAGAACCGTAACTTTAAGTTCGGTGACGGAAAAGCCACCTTCCTGTTTGAGTTTGGCCTGGAAATCCCATAGAACAAAATCGCCCCATTGAGTCTTTCCGGCTTGCCATGAAGAAAGGTCGAGTTTGATATTACCGGGCAGACGAATCGTATAGCCGATCTCAAGGGGCTCGGCCAGCAGCACTTGCGTTGTTTTGGGCGTGGCCTCAACGCCGATGGTGCCTTGGGCCGAGGCCAAGGTTAAATTGAAGAGAGCCCAGGCAATAGAGCCCCCAAGACTTCTCGCTCCCCGCGACATAAAAAATATTGTAACTTTTCATTACCGATTTCTATTCGGAGAATTGAGGCCTGATGAAATGAAAACATTGAACGAGAGAACCCTTAAACATTCGCCGGCGCCCGGCGGGCAATCCGCGCTTTGGTCCCGGCGCGAAGCCTCCGTTTCCAGGGCCCTTTATCACTACACCCGCATTTTTGCGGACCGGGCCAAGGGCGCGGTTTTGTGGGACACGCAAGGCAAGCGCTATTTGGATTTTGCGGGAGGCATCGGCACGTTAAACGTCGGCCATTGCCATCCCAGAGTCGTGGCCGCGATCAAGGAGCAGGCCGAGCGCTTTTTGCATACCTGTTTTCATGTGGCGCCTTACGAAGGCTATGTGCGGGTTTGCGAGCATTTGACTAAAGTCGCGCCCGGAAATTTTCCAAAAAAAGCCGTTCTTTTGAGCACCGGGGCCGAGGCTGTTGAAAACGCGGTTAAAATCGCCCGCCGCTACACCGGGCGCGAGGGCATTGTCGCTTTTAATTTGTCTTTTCATGGGCGCACGCTCATGGCTTTGACCTTAACCGGCAAGGAAAAGCCCTATCGCGACGGATTCGGGCCTTATGCCCCTGAGGTTTACCACAGTCCTTATCCTTATCCGTACCGCACGCCCGCGGGAGTGAGCGCGGATAAGGCGGGCGCTTATGCTTTGGAGCGGCTCAATGAGCTGTTCGAAGTCAAAGTTGATCCAAAGCGCGTGGCCGCCATGATCGTTGAACCGGTGTTGGGCGAGGGCGGTTTTGTGGTGCCCACGCCTGATTTTTTGCCCGGCTTGCGCAAGCTCTGCGATCGTCATGGGATTGTCCTGATTTTCGATGAGGTCCAGACCGGCTTCGGCCGCACCGGAACAATGTTCGCCGGCGAACATGCCGGCGTTGTCCCTGATCTGATGACCGTGGCCAAGTCGTTGGGCGGCGGGCTTCCCCTCTCCGGCGTTGTCGGTAAAGCCAAAATTATGGATGCCGTCAGTCCGGGCGGACTCGGCGGCACATACGGCGGGAATCCTTTGGCTTGCGCCGCGGCGTTGGCTGTTTTTGAAATATTCGAAGAAGAAAATTTGCTCAAGCGGGCCCAAGCGATCGGCCGTTTGATTGAAAAACGCTTCAAGGCCTGGGAACGGCGTTTTGATTTTGTGGGCGAGGCCAGAGGCTTGGGCGCCATGCAGGCGCTTGAGCTGGTGGCTGAGCCCAAAACCAAAGCGCCCTTGCCCGAGGACATCATGCGTTCGATCCTGGATCAATGCGCGGATCGAGGATTGATCATTCTTAAGGCCGGGCTCTATAACAACGTCCTGCGCAGTTTGGCGCCGCTTGTGGCTTCGGATCAAGAAGTCGAAGAGGGTCTGGATATTTTGGAGTCTGTTCTATCGGGCCTTAGGGTTAAGGCAAACAACGGGCATCGCTCATCGAGCGTCAAACGTTAGGAGGTTTTATGGCATCCGATATTCTTTCCAAAGAAAAGGGCGCGAAAGTCAAGGTTCACAAAATGTTGATCGGCGGGCAATGGGTGGGGCCCAGCAATGGCTCGACGAGGGGAATTCTCAATCCGGCCACAGGCAGGAATATAGCGGTTGTCCCCGAAGCCACGTCCGTTGATGTGGATAAAGCGGTTCAGGCGGCTCGAGCGGCTTTTGAAGACGGACGCTGGTCGAAAAAATCACCCGGCGAGCGCTCCGCGGTTTTGTGGCAATTGGCGGCCAAAATCGAAAGCAATATGGAGTTGTTGGTTGAAACCGAACTGGCCAATTGCGGCAAACCGATTAAGCTGGTTAAAGACGGCGATATTCCTTTTGCTTTGGACAATGTCCGGTTTTTTGCCGGGGCTCTGCGCTGCTTGGACGGCCGCGCCTCGGGCGAGTATGTGCCCGGGTATATGAGCCTGATCCGGCGTGAACCCGTGGGCGTGATTGCCTTGGTGGCGCCGTGGAATTATCCCTTTATGATGGCGGTTTGGAAAATCATCCCGGCATTGTCGGCGGGCAACAGCGTGGTGTTTAAGCCTTCGGAATTGACGCCCTTGACCGCGATTGAGTTGGGCCGGTTGGCGCTTGAAGCCGGTTTGCCCGAGGGCGTGCTGCAAATCATCACCGGCGCCGAAGAAGCCGGCAAAGCGCTCACCGCTCATGCCGGAGTGGACATGATCTCTTTTACCGGGGACACGCAAACCGGCAAAAAAATCATGGCTCAGGCCGCTCCGACCTTAAAGCGGCTTCATCTGGAATTAGGCGGTAAGGCTCCGTTCATTGTTTTTGGGGACGCGGATTTGGAGGCCGCGGCTCAAGGCGCGGTTGTGGGTTCCCTGGTCAACACCGGCCAGGATTGCACCGCAGCCACTCGCCTTTATGTCGAGCAAAGCGTGTATCCCAAATTTTTGGAACGATTGTTGGCCTTGATGAAAACCGTCAAAGTCGGCGATCCTAAGAATAAGCAAACGGATGTGGGGCCGCTGATTTCTCAAGAGCAGCGCGAACGGGTCGAAGGTTTTGTGGAGCGGGCCGTCAAGGCCGGAGCCAAGGTGCTGACCGGCGGCCGCCGGCCTTCATCCGACGAAACCGCGGAAGGTTTCTTCTACGAGCCGACCGTCATCGTTGAGGCCAAGCAGGATTCGGAAATCGTGCAGAATGAAGTGTTCGGTCCCGTCGTTTGCGTTCTTCCTTTCAAAGGTGAGAGTGAAGCCGTGTCCAAAGCGAATGATATTCGCTATGGCTTAGCCGGCAGCGTATGGACCAAAGACATTCAAAAAGCCTTGCGGGTTTCAGCCGCGCTCAGGTTCGGCACGGTGTGGATCAACGATCATTTGCCGTTGACTTCTGAAATGCCCCATGGCGGTTTTAAATCCAGCGGTTTCGGCAAGGATTTGTCGATTTACGCTTTGGAAGAGTACAGCGTGGCCAAGCATGTGATGGCCGACATGAGCGGAGCCGCCAGAAAGCCTTGGCACTATACGGCCTTCGGCCAGCCTTAACGCTTTAACGGGCGCAGGATTCTTATCTTATGAACCCTAAAAAAATCGCTGAATTTATGGAAGTGGCCGGGGAGCCTGCTTATCGCACCAAGCAGGTGTTGAGCGCGTTGTGTTCGGGCGTGGCTTCCTACGAAGAAATCACGACCTTGCCTAAAGGCTTGCGCGAGCGCATGAAATCCGAATTGCCCCTTCTTTCTTTTAAAGCCGTTGAGGTTTTGGTTTCCGCAGACGGACTCGCCCATAAAGCTCAATTGGAATTGGCGGACGGAAAAATGATTGAAACCGTTTTGATGCAGCCCAAACCCGGTCTATGGAGCGTTTGCGTCTCCTCTCAAGTGGGCTGCGCCTTAAAATGCAGTTTTTGCGCGACCGGGTTGATGGGATTTATACGCAATTTGACGGCTGAGGAAATTTGGGATCAATTTCTTTTTTGGCGGCAATACCTGCGCACGAAGAAAGTCGACGCTTCGCCGTCCAATGTCGTTTACATGGGCATGGGCGAGCCCATGCTCAATTTTGACGCGGTCAAAGAAAGCATCCGCAGGCTGACGGATCCGGAACTCTTCGGCTTGGGGCAGCGTTCGATTTCCGTGTCCACGGCCGGCATCGCCCCGGGCATCGAACGCTTTGCCGAGGAATTGCCTCAAATCAATTTGGCCTTGTCCTTGCACGCGGCCAATGACAAATTGCGCGAGAAGCTGGTCCCCCTCAATAAAAAGTACCCGCTCGAAGAGTTGAAGAAAAGCCTGGCGCGTTATTTTGAAACGAACAAAAGAAAAGTTTTTCTGGAGTACGTTCTTCTGGCGGGCGAAAACGATCAGGAAGAGCATGCCAAGGAACTGGTTCAATTCGTCAAAAGCATGAAATCCCCCCATCTTCTTCACGTAAATTTGATTGTTTGGAATCCCACGGAAACGCATCATCGGTCAACCGACCGGGATACGGCTAAAAAGTTCAGAAACTACCTCATTAATCGCCATGTCAGCTCCACCATCCGTAAAAATTTAGGCACGGATATCGCGGGCGCCTGCGGACAGTTGGTCGTCCGTTCAAGTCAGAGCTAGGCTATACTCCACCCATGGAAATCGGCATCGTCGGCCTTCCCAATGTGGGTAAATCAACGCTGTTTAACGCCCTGACTTCAGGGCACGCGGCCAGTTCTAATTATCCGTTTACGACCATCGATCCCAATGTGGGCGTGGT encodes:
- the gabT gene encoding 4-aminobutyrate--2-oxoglutarate transaminase, translating into MKTLNERTLKHSPAPGGQSALWSRREASVSRALYHYTRIFADRAKGAVLWDTQGKRYLDFAGGIGTLNVGHCHPRVVAAIKEQAERFLHTCFHVAPYEGYVRVCEHLTKVAPGNFPKKAVLLSTGAEAVENAVKIARRYTGREGIVAFNLSFHGRTLMALTLTGKEKPYRDGFGPYAPEVYHSPYPYPYRTPAGVSADKAGAYALERLNELFEVKVDPKRVAAMIVEPVLGEGGFVVPTPDFLPGLRKLCDRHGIVLIFDEVQTGFGRTGTMFAGEHAGVVPDLMTVAKSLGGGLPLSGVVGKAKIMDAVSPGGLGGTYGGNPLACAAALAVFEIFEEENLLKRAQAIGRLIEKRFKAWERRFDFVGEARGLGAMQALELVAEPKTKAPLPEDIMRSILDQCADRGLIILKAGLYNNVLRSLAPLVASDQEVEEGLDILESVLSGLRVKANNGHRSSSVKR
- a CDS encoding gamma-aminobutyraldehyde dehydrogenase yields the protein MASDILSKEKGAKVKVHKMLIGGQWVGPSNGSTRGILNPATGRNIAVVPEATSVDVDKAVQAARAAFEDGRWSKKSPGERSAVLWQLAAKIESNMELLVETELANCGKPIKLVKDGDIPFALDNVRFFAGALRCLDGRASGEYVPGYMSLIRREPVGVIALVAPWNYPFMMAVWKIIPALSAGNSVVFKPSELTPLTAIELGRLALEAGLPEGVLQIITGAEEAGKALTAHAGVDMISFTGDTQTGKKIMAQAAPTLKRLHLELGGKAPFIVFGDADLEAAAQGAVVGSLVNTGQDCTAATRLYVEQSVYPKFLERLLALMKTVKVGDPKNKQTDVGPLISQEQRERVEGFVERAVKAGAKVLTGGRRPSSDETAEGFFYEPTVIVEAKQDSEIVQNEVFGPVVCVLPFKGESEAVSKANDIRYGLAGSVWTKDIQKALRVSAALRFGTVWINDHLPLTSEMPHGGFKSSGFGKDLSIYALEEYSVAKHVMADMSGAARKPWHYTAFGQP
- the rlmN gene encoding 23S rRNA (adenine(2503)-C(2))-methyltransferase RlmN, whose amino-acid sequence is MNPKKIAEFMEVAGEPAYRTKQVLSALCSGVASYEEITTLPKGLRERMKSELPLLSFKAVEVLVSADGLAHKAQLELADGKMIETVLMQPKPGLWSVCVSSQVGCALKCSFCATGLMGFIRNLTAEEIWDQFLFWRQYLRTKKVDASPSNVVYMGMGEPMLNFDAVKESIRRLTDPELFGLGQRSISVSTAGIAPGIERFAEELPQINLALSLHAANDKLREKLVPLNKKYPLEELKKSLARYFETNKRKVFLEYVLLAGENDQEEHAKELVQFVKSMKSPHLLHVNLIVWNPTETHHRSTDRDTAKKFRNYLINRHVSSTIRKNLGTDIAGACGQLVVRSSQS